A single genomic interval of Nostoc commune NIES-4072 harbors:
- the queC gene encoding 7-cyano-7-deazaguanine synthase QueC, with protein sequence MKAVILLSGGLDSSTILYKAKADGCECHAISFDYQQRHRRELQSALTVAQKAAIAKHQVVNFDLRQWGGSALTDDAIDLPQERSLDEMSQNIPVTYVPARNTIFLSFALGYAEAIAAERVYIGINALDYSGYPDCRPDYIQAMQEVFRLGTKQGREGQPINIVTPLINMKKTEIIQLGNELGVPWELTWSCYAGDDVACGVCDSCRLRLAAFAELELVDPVEYAS encoded by the coding sequence ATGAAAGCTGTAATTCTATTATCTGGGGGATTAGACTCTTCCACAATTTTATACAAAGCTAAGGCTGATGGCTGTGAATGTCATGCTATTTCCTTTGATTATCAGCAGCGACATCGACGAGAGTTACAGTCAGCCCTGACTGTTGCTCAAAAAGCTGCGATCGCAAAACATCAGGTAGTTAATTTTGATTTACGGCAATGGGGTGGTTCAGCACTTACCGATGATGCCATTGATTTACCCCAAGAGCGATCGCTGGATGAAATGTCTCAAAATATTCCTGTCACTTATGTCCCGGCTCGTAATACCATCTTTTTAAGCTTTGCTCTTGGTTATGCAGAAGCGATCGCGGCTGAACGTGTCTATATCGGCATCAATGCTTTAGATTACTCAGGATATCCTGACTGTCGCCCCGATTATATCCAGGCAATGCAGGAAGTTTTTCGTCTGGGAACCAAACAAGGGCGTGAGGGACAACCAATAAATATTGTTACACCCCTAATCAACATGAAAAAAACTGAAATCATCCAACTAGGGAACGAATTGGGAGTTCCTTGGGAGCTAACTTGGTCTTGCTATGCCGGTGATGATGTCGCCTGTGGTGTATGTGATTCTTGTCGCTTGCGGCTAGCAGCTTTTGCTGAATTGGAACTCGTTGATCCAGTGGAATATGCTTCTTGA
- a CDS encoding hemolysin family protein: MEGVSFTRALVVIGFPNLIWTDVALRLLSVLLLIAINAFFVTAEFSMVSVRRSRIHQLVKAGDVPAIAVEMLQRSIDRLLSTTQLGITLSSLALGWIGESTIVVLVNAWLRSWPLPSGMITFLAHSLSIPIAFFLIAYLQIVIGELCPKSLAMLYSEQLARFLGPSVKAIVRFFGPFIWILNQSTRFLLRIFGIQYTGQGWRPPVTPEELQLIISTEWGSTGLQRAERELLNNVFEFGDVMAQDVMIPRTSIITLPKDATFQALLKEMAATGYSRYPVIGESLDDVRGIVYFKDLAQPLAVGNLSLETQIQSWMRPARFVPEHTSLSELLPMMQQEKPAMVMVVNEFGSTVGLVTIKDVIAEIIGDASESESSDDLMIQMLDKDKFLVQAQINLEDLNEVLHLNLPLTREYQTLGGFLLYQLQKMPVKGETFRYQNLEFTIVSIVGPRLHQIQLQRLEELGVES; the protein is encoded by the coding sequence ATAAATGCCTTTTTTGTGACGGCGGAATTTTCGATGGTGAGCGTGCGGCGATCGCGTATTCACCAGCTAGTTAAGGCTGGGGATGTTCCAGCGATCGCAGTCGAAATGCTACAACGTAGTATTGATCGACTATTATCTACCACTCAGTTAGGTATTACCCTCTCCAGTTTGGCATTGGGATGGATTGGCGAAAGTACGATTGTTGTGCTGGTTAATGCATGGTTAAGATCGTGGCCTTTACCCAGTGGGATGATTACCTTCTTGGCTCATTCCCTATCAATTCCCATTGCCTTTTTCTTGATTGCCTATCTACAAATTGTGATCGGAGAATTATGTCCCAAATCCTTAGCCATGCTGTACTCAGAACAGCTAGCTAGGTTTTTGGGGCCTTCGGTAAAAGCGATCGTGCGTTTTTTTGGCCCCTTCATCTGGATTCTCAACCAATCAACTCGTTTTTTATTGCGGATTTTTGGCATTCAATACACAGGTCAAGGCTGGAGGCCACCTGTGACTCCCGAAGAATTGCAACTGATTATCTCTACAGAATGGGGGTCTACTGGTTTACAGCGTGCGGAGCGAGAGTTGCTCAATAATGTCTTTGAGTTTGGAGATGTTATGGCCCAAGATGTGATGATACCGCGCACCAGTATTATCACGCTGCCAAAAGATGCTACTTTTCAGGCATTACTCAAGGAAATGGCTGCTACTGGTTACTCTCGCTATCCCGTGATTGGTGAATCATTAGACGATGTTCGCGGCATTGTTTATTTTAAAGATTTGGCACAACCTTTAGCTGTAGGAAATCTCAGTTTAGAGACACAAATCCAATCTTGGATGCGTCCCGCCCGCTTTGTTCCCGAACACACGTCCCTGAGTGAGCTTTTGCCAATGATGCAGCAAGAGAAACCAGCTATGGTCATGGTAGTGAATGAATTCGGCTCTACTGTGGGACTAGTGACAATCAAAGATGTCATTGCCGAAATCATTGGCGACGCCAGCGAATCTGAAAGCAGTGACGACTTGATGATTCAGATGTTAGATAAGGATAAATTTTTAGTACAAGCCCAGATCAATCTCGAAGACCTCAACGAAGTTTTGCATCTCAATTTGCCCTTGACAAGAGAATACCAAACACTAGGCGGCTTTTTGCTGTATCAGTTACAGAAAATGCCTGTCAAAGGCGAAACTTTCCGGTATCAAAATCTCGAATTCACTATTGTATCAATTGTTGGCCCACGCCTGCATCAAATTCAACTGCAACGGTTAGAAGAGTTAGGAGTTGAGAGTTAG